The following coding sequences are from one Sander lucioperca isolate FBNREF2018 chromosome 2, SLUC_FBN_1.2, whole genome shotgun sequence window:
- the grsf1 gene encoding G-rich sequence factor 1 gives MTSNSKYLLFLLQRCVAVRKVTLPTGINTRCSSVLCGFLQQPTWTSTTRAVCQLQSAVRTSRYRFCTKAGEPCEDDYPPLPAYQSDPEPEKKEVYIVQVKGLPWSCSAQDLLQFFPECRIRDGVKGIHLTVDRLGRSAGQAFIEMEHEEDVSKALEKHRHYLGPRYVEVYEVTNSDAEAILKKAVQAPAEDGVVRLRGLPFSCTEADIVQFFSGLDIVENGITVVTDRKGRNSGEAFVQFSSQEAADEALQRDREVIGNRYIEVFPSRSDQISSSWKKRTSSASHHTSTAQSANRRNVSASQTRTGSAQSSASPLHYIHMRGLPFQVSGEDIVKFFSPLIVSKILIECGPEGRLSGEADVYFSCHQDALTAMSRDRQHIGERYIELFLNSAPDSDGRR, from the exons ATGACCAGTAACAGTAAATATCTGTTGTTTTTACTTCAGCGGTGTGTCGCAGTAAGAaaggtaacgttaccgacagGTATCAATACAAGATGCAGCAGCGTGTTGTGCGGGTTTCTTCAGCAGCCGACATGGACATCAACAACACGGGCAGTCTGTCAACTGCAGTCCGCAGTGAGAACCAGCCGGTACCGCTTCTGTACCAAG GCTGGAGAACCTTGTGAAGATGATTACCCACCACTGCCGGCCTATCAGTCTGACCCAGAACCAGAGAAGAAGGAGGTGTACATCGTGCAGGTGAAAGGTCTCCCCTGGTCGTGCTCGGCTCAGGACCTCCTGCAGTTCTTCCCAG AGTGTAGGATCCGTGACGGGGTAAAGGGGATCCATCTCACCGTGGACAGGCTGGGGAGGTCAGCGGGACAAGCCTTCATCGAGATGGAGCACGAGGAGGACGTCAGCAAAGCTCTGGAGAAGCACCGACACTACCTCGGTCCACGATATGTTGAAG tGTATGAAGTAACGAACAGTGACGCTGAAGCCATCCTGAAGAAAGCCGTCCAGGCTCCAGCTGAAGACGGGGTGGTACGGCTCAGAGGTCTCCCTTTCTCCTGCACCGAGGCCGACATTGTCCAGTTTTTTTCAG GTTTGGATATAGTGGAGAATGGGATCACCGTTGTCACAGACCGCAAAGGCAGAAACTCTGGAGAGGCCTTTGTGCAATTCTCCTCTCAAGAAGCAGCCGATGAAGCTCTGCAGAGAGACCGAGAAGTCATCGGAAATAG ATACATCGAGGTGTTTCCCAGCAGAAGTGACCAGATTAGTTCTAGTTGGAAGAAGAGGACGAGTTCAGCTTCTCATCACACCAGCACAGCACAGTCCGCGAACAGGAGGAATGTCTCTGCCTCACAGACCAGAACTG GATCCGCTCAGAGCTCGGCCTCGCCGCTTCACTACATCCACATGAGAGGACTTCCTTTCCAGGTGTCCGGAGAAGACATTGTTAAG TTTTTCTCTCCTCTAATTGTGTCGAAGATTCTGATTGAATGCGGTCCTGAAGGGAGGCTGAGCGGAGAAGCCGACGTTTACTTCAGCTGCCACCAAGACGCCTTGACCGCCATGTCCAGAGACAGGCAGCACATAG GAGAAAGATACATCGAGTTATTCCTGAACTCTGCCCCAGACTCTGATGGAAGGAG Gtga
- the mapk1 gene encoding mitogen-activated protein kinase 1 — protein MATAAVSAPAGCGPSPGSGTELVRGQAFDVGPRYSNLSYIGEGAYGMVCSAYDRDNKIRVAIKKISPFEHQTYCQRTLREIKILLRFKHENIIGINDIIRTPTIDQMKDVYIVQDLMETDLYKLLKTQHLSNDHICYFLYQILRGLKYIHSANVLHRDLKPSNLLLNTTCDLKICDFGLARVADPDHDHTGFLTEYVATRWYRAPEIMLNSKGYTKSIDIWSVGCILAEMLSNRPIFPGKHYLDQLNHILGILGSPSQEDLNCIINIKARNYLLSLPLRCKVPWNRLFPNADPKALDLLDKMLTFNPHKRIEVEEALAHPYLEQYYDPTDEPVAEAPFKFDMELDDLPKETLKELIFEETARFQSGLRS, from the exons ATGGCGACAGCTGCGGTGTCTGCCCCTGCTGGCTGCGGCCCCAGCCCCGGGTCGGGAACGGAGCTGGTCCGCGGGCAGGCCTTCGACGTCGGCCCTCGGTACAGCAACCTCTCCTACATCGGGGAGGGAGCCTACGGCATGGTGTG ctCTGCCTATGACCGGGACAACAAGATACGTGTGGCCATTAAGAAGATAAGCCCTTTTGAGCACCAGACGTACTGCCAACGCACCCTGAGAGAGATCAAAATCCTGCTGCGCttcaaacatgaaaacatcatCGGCATCAACGACATCATCCGCACACCAACCATTGACCAGATGAAGGACGT ATATATTGTCCAGGATCTCATGGAGACAGACCTGTACAAGCTCCTGAAGACTCAACACCTGAGCAACGACCACATCTGCTACTTCCTCTACCAGATCTTACGAGGGCTGAAGTACATCCACTCTGCCAACGTCCTGCATCGCGACCTGAAGCCCTCCAACCTTCTGCTTAACACTACCTGTGATCTCAAG ATCTGTGATTTTGGTTTGGCTCGTGTGGCTGATCCTGACCATGATCACACTGGTTTCCTTACAGAGTATGTAGCCACCCGTTGGTACAGAGCACCTGAGATCATGCTCAACTCCAAG GGCTATACCAAGTCCATAGACATCTGGTCAGTGGGTTGCATCCTGGCCGAGATGTTGTCCAACAGGCCAATCTTTCCTGGGAAGCACTACTTGGATCAGCTAAACCACATTTTGG GGATCCTGGGTTCTCCCTCTCAGGAGGATCTCAACTGCATCATCAACATTAAGGCCAGGAACTATCTTTTGTCGCTGCCTTTGCGCTGCAAAGTGCCGTGGAACCGCCTCTTCCCCAACGCTGATCCCAAAG CTTTGGACCTGTTGGACAAGATGTTGACCTTTAATCCTCACAAGAGGATTGAGGTGGAGGAGGCCCTGGCGCACCCTTACCTGGAGCAGTATTACGACCCCACGGATGAG CCTGTTGCCGAGGCCCCATTCAAGTTTGACATGGAGCTGGATGACTTACCCAAAGAGACACTGAAGGAGCTCATCTTTGAAGAAACTGCACGTTTCCAGTCCGGCTTAAGGTCCTAA